In Pseudanabaena yagii GIHE-NHR1, the following proteins share a genomic window:
- the ispF gene encoding 2-C-methyl-D-erythritol 2,4-cyclodiphosphate synthase has product MNIRIGNGYDLHRLVSDRRLILGGVEIPYEKGLLGHSDADVLTHAIMDAMLGALALGDIGHYFPPSDPKWAGADSIMLLQQVQELIGAQGWRVNNLDAMVIAEAPKLKPHIKAMRDRLSQAMNLPIDCVSVKATTNEGQDAIGQKEAIAVHAVVLLVKGE; this is encoded by the coding sequence ATGAATATCCGCATTGGTAATGGTTATGACCTCCATCGACTCGTTAGCGATCGCCGTCTAATCCTTGGTGGCGTGGAAATCCCCTATGAAAAAGGGCTACTGGGACATAGCGATGCCGATGTGTTAACCCATGCGATCATGGATGCCATGCTAGGAGCACTTGCCCTCGGTGACATTGGGCATTATTTCCCACCCTCTGATCCCAAATGGGCAGGAGCCGATAGCATTATGCTATTGCAACAAGTTCAGGAGTTAATTGGCGCACAGGGCTGGCGCGTGAATAACCTTGATGCGATGGTGATTGCTGAAGCCCCTAAACTCAAACCGCATATTAAAGCAATGCGCGATCGCCTGTCGCAAGCGATGAATTTACCCATTGATTGCGTTAGTGTCAAAGCAACCACCAATGAGGGTCAGGATGCGATCGGACAAAAGGAGGCGATCGCGGTTCATGCAGTCGTGTTGTTGGTTAAAGGTGAATAG
- a CDS encoding YcjF family protein: protein MLNSRMVLSRKSLFIGVGIVSVAAIANALFSLEHDWHLLSLSTLMVGGTLLFVNVRQSLATVIEEPIVIDRSFLFKELRQAQKTIAKIANISRREALNEQAQQITSNLQKNNFRIVVFGTGSAGKTSVINALLGRKAGKTAATIGTTITREEYGYQGIDFSPVGITPIHTEKIKRQVSLLDTSGIQEMGEMGQQRELEAIKLAQNADLMVFVTAGDLTNTEYRELDRLASLGKRVILAFNKTDLYLPSDREYVINQLKARTQQFLAATDVVAIAANPSPIKVRQYANAEASASHEATQEWWENVPPDVAALKERIETILSNEWEDLLIQNTHLQIQSLLQEINGTINQERRQDAHTIINRYQIIAATTVFANPIPALDLLAGAAINTQMLLDLAKIYDRPLNFKQAQQLATTIAQQLLQLGCIEIATSAIASCFKVNAITYAIGGSMQAVTAAYLTHIGGMSFVEYLEQQPETAITTPAASNALQNLCQKTFKSLQSDRFFLDFVTQISKRIAIATT from the coding sequence ATGCTGAACTCGCGCATGGTCTTGTCTCGTAAAAGTTTGTTTATCGGTGTAGGAATAGTTAGTGTTGCCGCGATCGCCAATGCACTATTTTCGCTGGAACATGATTGGCACTTACTGAGCCTTAGTACCCTGATGGTTGGCGGGACATTGCTGTTTGTAAATGTGCGTCAGAGTTTAGCAACGGTCATTGAGGAGCCAATAGTAATCGATCGCAGCTTTTTATTTAAAGAATTGCGACAGGCTCAAAAGACGATCGCTAAAATTGCCAATATCAGTAGACGTGAAGCTTTAAACGAACAAGCGCAGCAAATCACCAGCAATTTACAAAAAAACAACTTTCGGATCGTGGTTTTCGGTACAGGTTCCGCAGGGAAAACCTCAGTTATTAATGCTTTGTTGGGACGCAAGGCAGGTAAAACTGCGGCAACTATTGGCACAACGATCACCCGTGAAGAGTATGGCTATCAAGGTATTGATTTTTCGCCTGTCGGCATTACCCCAATTCATACCGAAAAGATTAAGCGCCAAGTTTCCTTGTTAGATACATCAGGGATTCAGGAAATGGGTGAGATGGGTCAGCAGCGTGAATTAGAGGCAATTAAACTAGCGCAAAATGCTGATCTGATGGTATTTGTCACCGCAGGAGATTTGACTAATACGGAATACCGCGAACTTGATCGCCTTGCGAGTTTAGGTAAGCGGGTCATTCTTGCCTTTAATAAAACTGATTTATATTTACCCAGCGATCGCGAGTATGTGATCAATCAACTCAAGGCGCGTACTCAACAATTTTTAGCCGCAACTGACGTTGTAGCGATCGCGGCAAACCCCAGTCCAATTAAAGTCCGTCAATATGCCAATGCCGAAGCTTCAGCCAGCCATGAAGCAACGCAAGAATGGTGGGAAAATGTACCGCCTGATGTAGCAGCTTTGAAAGAGCGGATTGAAACGATTTTGTCTAATGAGTGGGAAGATTTGCTGATTCAAAATACCCATCTCCAGATCCAAAGCTTGCTACAGGAAATCAATGGCACGATCAATCAAGAGCGTCGCCAAGATGCCCATACAATTATTAATCGCTACCAAATTATTGCGGCGACTACAGTTTTTGCGAATCCAATTCCTGCCCTTGATTTATTAGCAGGCGCAGCAATTAATACACAAATGTTGCTCGACCTCGCCAAAATTTATGATCGACCCTTAAATTTTAAACAGGCGCAGCAATTGGCAACGACGATCGCGCAGCAGCTATTACAACTCGGTTGCATTGAGATTGCGACTTCTGCGATCGCTTCTTGCTTTAAGGTCAATGCAATCACCTATGCGATCGGTGGCTCGATGCAGGCTGTGACTGCGGCATACTTGACCCATATCGGTGGCATGAGCTTTGTGGAATATCTAGAACAACAACCCGAAACTGCTATTACGACTCCCGCAGCCAGCAATGCTTTACAAAACTTATGTCAAAAGACCTTTAAATCGCTTCAAAGTGATCGCTTTTTCCTCGATTTTGTCACCCAAATTTCCAAACGTATCGCGATCGCTACCACATAA
- a CDS encoding ABC transporter substrate-binding protein, which translates to MAIVKRSMQQRAKVKQWKALILLLIISICSLLLWGCSIKSEVLKDRLVVPIDSDIKTFNPILINDAYSGIAIGYTLTGLITENAITKDLDPELAEKWEFQQDGKQLIFTLRPDLKWSDGKPLTADDVLFTFNDIIFNEKIPSGSRDVLRIGKSQTLPKVEKLDDRRISFFMNEPFAPALRTIGGTGILPKHIFAPTLTERPSDQKLQFLETWTLATPVEKLVGNGPYLIQEYRPSERLIYKPNPYYWKKGTPYIDKFVMQIVESPDTALLRFRSGDLDMYRLRGEDYQLLKRFENRDRYKIYNAGPATGQAFIMFNLNKGKDPKTNQPFVDPIKAKWFNDVNFRRAVAYAINREAMITNLSRGLAQTQNSPISIPSPYFLPPDKGLKVYDYQPEKSKEILLKAGYKYEAEQLLDAQGNPVRFTLMAPTGGRVAMGAQIKNDLEKIGMKVDFNPVDFRIITEKLDNSKQWDATLLGFTGGAEPNSSINLWATDGDSHLFNKGPAGDEKPFPGREIADWEQKIHDLMIKGAQELDETKRKEIYAEYQQLVQEQLPLIHLTVPLYLVAVRDRVENVQPSALAGSTGVTGALWNLEQLKLKP; encoded by the coding sequence ATGGCGATCGTGAAAAGAAGTATGCAGCAGCGAGCTAAGGTGAAACAGTGGAAAGCATTGATATTATTGCTGATCATCAGCATATGTTCGCTGCTGCTTTGGGGTTGCTCCATCAAATCCGAAGTTCTCAAAGATCGCTTGGTAGTCCCGATTGATAGTGATATCAAAACTTTTAATCCGATTTTAATTAATGATGCTTACAGTGGTATTGCGATCGGCTATACATTAACTGGGCTGATTACCGAAAATGCGATTACTAAGGATTTAGATCCTGAACTGGCGGAGAAATGGGAATTTCAACAGGATGGCAAACAACTTATTTTCACGCTACGCCCAGATCTGAAATGGTCAGATGGAAAACCTCTCACTGCCGATGATGTTCTATTCACTTTCAATGACATTATTTTCAATGAGAAGATTCCTTCAGGCAGTCGTGATGTTTTGCGAATTGGGAAATCCCAAACCCTACCGAAAGTTGAGAAGTTAGATGATCGCCGCATTTCTTTCTTCATGAATGAACCTTTTGCCCCAGCCTTACGAACTATTGGTGGCACAGGTATTTTGCCCAAACATATTTTTGCGCCCACATTGACTGAACGACCAAGTGACCAAAAATTACAATTTTTAGAAACATGGACTTTGGCTACACCTGTTGAGAAGCTAGTAGGCAATGGTCCCTATCTGATTCAGGAATATCGCCCGTCGGAACGGCTCATCTATAAACCTAATCCTTACTATTGGAAGAAGGGAACTCCCTATATTGATAAATTTGTGATGCAGATTGTAGAATCACCTGACACAGCACTGTTGCGATTTCGTTCAGGTGATCTAGATATGTATCGTTTGCGAGGGGAAGACTATCAACTCCTTAAACGTTTTGAAAACCGCGATCGCTACAAAATCTATAATGCGGGACCTGCGACTGGTCAAGCGTTCATCATGTTTAACTTGAATAAGGGCAAAGATCCCAAAACCAATCAGCCCTTTGTCGATCCCATCAAAGCCAAATGGTTTAATGATGTCAATTTTCGTCGCGCCGTGGCATATGCGATTAATCGTGAAGCAATGATTACGAATCTCTCTCGCGGTTTAGCGCAAACGCAAAACTCACCTATTTCTATTCCCAGTCCCTATTTCCTCCCTCCTGACAAAGGACTCAAGGTATATGACTATCAACCTGAGAAATCGAAGGAAATTCTGTTAAAGGCTGGCTATAAATATGAGGCTGAGCAATTGCTAGATGCTCAAGGTAATCCAGTACGCTTTACCTTGATGGCTCCTACGGGTGGTAGGGTTGCGATGGGCGCACAAATCAAAAACGATCTCGAAAAAATTGGGATGAAAGTAGATTTTAATCCCGTCGATTTTCGGATTATTACGGAGAAACTGGATAACTCTAAGCAATGGGATGCCACATTACTAGGCTTTACAGGTGGTGCAGAGCCAAATAGTAGCATTAACCTTTGGGCAACCGATGGGGATTCGCATCTCTTTAACAAAGGTCCTGCGGGTGATGAAAAACCTTTCCCTGGAAGAGAAATTGCTGATTGGGAACAAAAGATTCATGATCTGATGATCAAGGGCGCTCAAGAACTTGATGAAACTAAGCGCAAAGAAATCTATGCCGAATATCAGCAATTAGTACAGGAGCAATTACCACTAATCCATTTAACGGTTCCACTGTACTTAGTAGCTGTGCGCGATCGCGTAGAAAATGTCCAGCCCTCAGCCCTCGCTGGTAGTACTGGGGTCACGGGTGCATTATGGAATTTGGAGCAGCTAAAACTGAAACCCTAA
- a CDS encoding XisI protein gives MVVNQSINQYRQYIQNILLEKSRRSSKNKISSEYEVQTIFDTERDHYQLLRVGWRNNKRDFGCVLHLDIKDDKIWIQHDSTDTGIANQLLEMGVPKEDIVLAFHEPEVRQFTGFGC, from the coding sequence ATGGTTGTAAATCAATCAATTAATCAATATAGGCAATATATTCAAAATATTCTTCTAGAAAAGTCTCGCCGTTCTTCTAAGAACAAGATCTCTTCAGAATATGAAGTACAAACTATCTTTGATACTGAGAGAGATCATTATCAACTGCTTCGGGTTGGCTGGCGTAATAACAAACGTGATTTTGGATGTGTCTTACATCTTGATATCAAAGATGACAAGATTTGGATTCAGCACGATAGTACAGATACTGGTATTGCCAATCAGCTATTGGAAATGGGCGTACCCAAAGAGGATATAGTTTTGGCATTTCATGAACCAGAAGTGAGGCAGTTCACTGGATTTGGTTGTTAA
- the psb30 gene encoding photosystem II reaction center protein Ycf12/Psb30 — MDFVTSALSSINFQLIFQLTSLALIVLSGPVIIFLLSANSGDL, encoded by the coding sequence ATGGATTTTGTAACTTCTGCCTTGTCGAGCATCAACTTTCAGCTAATTTTCCAATTAACCAGCCTAGCTTTGATCGTGCTATCTGGTCCCGTCATCATCTTCTTGTTATCTGCTAACAGTGGCGACCTTTAA
- a CDS encoding XisH family protein, producing MAKDKFHAVVRLALEKEGWQITDDPYEINVEGVDFEIDLAAEQVLAATRNNQKIAVEIKSFISPSNISDFHTALGQFLNYRDALALTEPERHLYLAVRLPVYESFFQKRFIQSAIRKYQLSLVIYDVSEQEIVKWL from the coding sequence ATGGCAAAAGATAAATTTCATGCTGTAGTTAGATTAGCCTTAGAAAAAGAAGGTTGGCAAATCACAGATGATCCCTATGAAATTAATGTCGAAGGTGTTGATTTTGAGATTGATCTAGCCGCAGAGCAAGTATTAGCAGCAACTAGAAACAATCAAAAAATTGCTGTAGAGATTAAAAGCTTTATCAGCCCATCAAATATTTCGGATTTTCACACAGCATTAGGACAATTCTTAAATTATAGAGATGCACTTGCCTTAACTGAGCCAGAACGTCACTTGTATCTAGCAGTACGTCTACCTGTTTATGAAAGTTTTTTTCAAAAAAGATTTATTCAATCTGCGATCCGCAAATATCAGTTGAGCCTAGTTATCTACGATGTTTCAGAACAGGAGATTGTCAAATGGTTGTAA
- a CDS encoding tetratricopeptide repeat protein, with translation MRYRIWLLSILASVSVGASPLLAQALLPHTTRINFGNLEEQALNLAREAAQLAQFEQYDLALPRARLAAQLAPKAYQTQGILGSIYLRQEKYAEAIAALNTANTLKKDEPTILFSLGAAYLRNKSYPEAISNLKKGLTIEPKAASAMFDLGNAYFLTKRYDEAVTTFNDVLNLDNKFWAATNNIGLVEYERGNIDQAITKWQNSLKQAEKVEFLAAEPTLALATAFYRKGDREKAIQLAVQAMKIDPRYGKVSYLVENLWGDRLVADVQIVLSQPQVKQILDESDLSTRQVTKVRPR, from the coding sequence GTGCGTTATCGAATTTGGTTGCTGTCAATTCTTGCTTCTGTTAGCGTTGGAGCCTCTCCACTACTCGCTCAAGCCCTTCTACCCCATACGACTCGGATCAACTTTGGCAATCTAGAAGAGCAGGCGCTCAACTTGGCAAGGGAAGCAGCACAACTTGCTCAGTTTGAGCAGTATGATTTGGCTTTACCCCGTGCGCGTCTAGCCGCGCAATTAGCGCCCAAAGCCTACCAGACTCAAGGGATTCTGGGAAGCATTTACCTCCGTCAAGAGAAATACGCAGAGGCGATCGCTGCCCTCAATACAGCAAATACGCTCAAGAAAGATGAACCGACAATCTTATTTAGTCTAGGGGCTGCCTATCTTCGTAACAAAAGCTATCCCGAAGCGATTAGCAACCTAAAAAAGGGCTTAACTATTGAACCCAAAGCCGCTTCAGCGATGTTCGATCTAGGCAATGCTTACTTTTTGACAAAACGCTACGATGAAGCGGTCACGACTTTTAATGATGTGCTCAACCTTGATAACAAGTTTTGGGCAGCTACCAACAATATTGGTCTAGTTGAATATGAGCGTGGCAATATCGATCAAGCGATCACCAAATGGCAAAACTCCCTCAAGCAAGCGGAAAAGGTTGAGTTCCTTGCAGCTGAGCCAACCCTTGCCCTCGCTACAGCTTTTTACCGCAAAGGCGATCGCGAGAAGGCGATTCAGTTAGCAGTGCAAGCGATGAAAATTGATCCGCGCTATGGCAAGGTGTCCTATTTAGTGGAAAACCTCTGGGGCGATCGCTTAGTTGCTGATGTCCAGATCGTGCTATCACAACCTCAGGTCAAACAAATTCTAGACGAGAGCGATCTCTCCACTCGCCAAGTCACCAAAGTACGTCCCAGATAA
- a CDS encoding shikimate kinase — MLNGTNIFLIGMMGAGKSTIGKLLAQKVHYNFVDTDPLIEQCAGKSIPEIFANEGEDSFRDLEQQILSQVSAYTRLVVATGGGIVMRSLNWSHLHDGIVVWIDVPVEVLYDRLKTESEHRPLLQTEDPLQRLNDIYEQRRDRYAQADISIMVNANETPEAVSDRLFDMILNRLEPDRLKHDH, encoded by the coding sequence ATGCTCAACGGAACGAATATATTTTTGATTGGAATGATGGGTGCTGGCAAAAGTACCATCGGTAAGCTTTTAGCGCAAAAAGTACATTACAACTTTGTGGATACAGACCCACTCATTGAGCAATGTGCAGGTAAATCAATTCCCGAAATCTTTGCCAATGAGGGGGAAGATAGTTTTCGGGATCTCGAACAGCAGATCCTCTCGCAAGTATCGGCATATACCCGCTTAGTGGTTGCCACTGGTGGCGGCATTGTCATGCGATCGCTGAATTGGTCACATTTACATGACGGGATTGTGGTATGGATCGACGTACCCGTAGAGGTTTTGTACGATCGCCTCAAGACTGAATCTGAGCATCGCCCCCTATTACAAACAGAAGATCCTTTACAACGCCTCAATGATATTTACGAGCAAAGGCGCGATCGCTATGCCCAAGCCGACATCTCGATTATGGTCAATGCCAATGAAACCCCTGAAGCCGTTAGCGATAGGCTTTTCGACATGATCTTAAATCGCCTTGAGCCAGATCGTCTTAAACATGATCATTAG